The following proteins are co-located in the Hydrogenophaga sp. RAC07 genome:
- a CDS encoding type III secretion system chaperone yields MPAATATTPTTDDDNVSSAEALWRAFFSLHKITDGKTDGAGACALRLNGLRTVGQCLPDDGLLIVQLHIAALPKVAALRGPFCEALLVQATDVIEGDLLGIDPVEDAAVYQRTLSLARLSAQALTDELWDMADAVAELKPLLPKTA; encoded by the coding sequence ATGCCTGCAGCCACCGCCACCACCCCGACCACCGACGACGACAACGTGTCCAGCGCAGAAGCGCTGTGGCGAGCGTTTTTTTCCCTCCACAAGATCACCGATGGCAAGACCGACGGCGCGGGCGCGTGCGCACTTCGGCTGAACGGGCTGCGCACCGTCGGCCAGTGCCTGCCCGACGACGGTCTGCTGATCGTGCAGCTGCACATCGCCGCCCTGCCCAAGGTGGCTGCCTTGCGCGGGCCATTCTGCGAAGCGCTGCTGGTACAGGCCACCGACGTGATCGAGGGTGACCTGCTGGGCATTGACCCGGTGGAGGACGCTGCGGTGTACCAACGCACGCTGAGCCTGGCCCGCCTGAGCGCACAGGCCCTCACCGACGAACTCTGGGACATGGCCGATGCGGTGGCCGAGCTGAAGCCGCTGCTGCCCAAGACCGCATGA
- a CDS encoding patatin-like phospholipase family protein, translated as MRSRLFPLIFAALATLLGPLPAAAQGTVAGERPRVALVLSGGGARGFAHVGVLKALEAAQVPVDMIVGTSMGAIIGGLYASGMKADELEREILAVDWGGLFNSREPRQLLSQRRKEEDFELSPVLQLGFRNGEFRLPTGAVSSRSLEVLLRRYTLSTRHLESFDQLPTPFRAVATDMETGRAVVMDRGDLAAALRASMSVPGVFSPLAINDRILGDGGLVNNLPVDVARTMGAEVIIAVNIGTPLAGRDTLGTVLGVTTQMVNILTEQNVQASIATLTPKDLLLAPPLGKLTSSDFDKAEELVTAGNEYAGTVREALARFAVNEARYAGWVKSRSTQSLANADRVGRIGAIHFEGVSDERAALLARALEVEPGQRVDVPRIEGDLQKLSAAGDYERIDYTLTRREDNGTEDLTINLRENAWGPNYLRVGLDLRTDFQGEGAFNLRISHNRHWLNESGAEWRNRVQLGETVGLYSEIYQPLGMNNERFVAAYVDGNINKVELFNDQGDALALVQRQGVKVGADMGWPIGLRGTLGEARLGVVASARRAKPELLSAAIPAGVSTVRWTERGLRAAVMADQLDFANFPSRGYRGQAELSWGRRDLDGGTTTDFTRLDSSFTAVKTWGVHTFNLGGRMAYTNQIPLAAIDEYSLGGFQNLSGYRTAQVAGNYLLFGRLTYYQRLASSVGVARALFVGGSLEAGNAWTERSDITLRQLRGAGSLFVGADTGIGPLYLSIVSAPKGYTGLYLFLGRP; from the coding sequence ATGCGTTCCCGTCTCTTTCCCCTCATCTTCGCCGCGCTGGCGACCTTGCTCGGTCCGCTGCCAGCGGCGGCACAGGGCACGGTGGCCGGCGAGCGCCCGCGCGTGGCCCTGGTGCTCTCGGGCGGCGGGGCGCGGGGCTTTGCGCATGTGGGCGTGCTCAAGGCGCTGGAAGCTGCGCAGGTGCCGGTGGACATGATCGTGGGCACCTCGATGGGCGCGATCATCGGCGGCTTGTACGCCAGCGGCATGAAGGCCGACGAGCTGGAGCGCGAGATCCTGGCGGTGGACTGGGGCGGCCTGTTCAACAGCCGCGAGCCGCGCCAGCTGCTCTCGCAACGCCGCAAGGAAGAAGACTTCGAGCTCTCGCCGGTGTTGCAGCTCGGGTTTCGCAACGGCGAGTTCCGCCTGCCCACGGGCGCGGTGTCCAGCCGCTCGCTGGAGGTGCTGCTGCGCCGCTACACGCTGTCCACCCGGCACCTCGAATCGTTCGACCAGCTGCCCACGCCGTTTCGCGCGGTGGCCACCGACATGGAGACCGGCCGGGCGGTGGTGATGGACCGGGGCGACCTGGCCGCGGCGCTGCGCGCGAGCATGTCGGTGCCTGGTGTGTTCTCGCCGCTGGCCATCAACGACCGCATCCTGGGTGATGGCGGGCTGGTGAACAACCTGCCGGTGGACGTGGCGCGCACCATGGGGGCCGAGGTGATCATCGCGGTGAACATCGGCACCCCCCTGGCCGGGCGCGACACGCTGGGCACGGTGCTGGGCGTGACCACACAGATGGTCAACATCCTGACCGAACAGAACGTGCAGGCCAGCATCGCCACCCTCACCCCGAAGGACCTGCTGCTGGCGCCGCCGCTGGGCAAGCTCACGTCGAGCGATTTCGACAAGGCCGAGGAGTTGGTGACGGCAGGCAACGAATACGCCGGCACGGTGCGCGAGGCGCTCGCGCGCTTTGCAGTGAACGAGGCGCGCTACGCGGGCTGGGTGAAGTCGCGCAGCACCCAGTCGCTGGCCAACGCCGACCGGGTGGGCCGCATCGGCGCCATCCACTTCGAGGGGGTGAGCGATGAGCGCGCGGCACTGCTGGCCCGGGCGCTGGAGGTCGAACCCGGCCAGCGGGTGGATGTGCCGAGGATCGAGGGGGATTTGCAGAAGCTCTCGGCCGCGGGCGACTACGAGCGCATCGACTACACGCTGACCCGGCGCGAAGACAACGGCACGGAAGACCTCACCATCAACCTGCGCGAGAACGCGTGGGGGCCGAACTACCTGCGCGTGGGACTGGACCTGCGCACCGACTTTCAAGGCGAAGGTGCGTTCAACCTGCGCATCAGCCACAACCGCCACTGGCTCAACGAGAGCGGCGCCGAGTGGCGCAACCGCGTGCAGCTGGGCGAGACGGTGGGGCTGTACTCGGAGATCTACCAACCGCTGGGGATGAACAACGAACGCTTTGTGGCGGCGTATGTGGACGGCAACATCAACAAGGTGGAGCTGTTCAACGACCAGGGCGACGCCCTCGCGCTGGTACAGCGCCAGGGCGTCAAGGTGGGTGCCGACATGGGCTGGCCGATCGGTCTGCGCGGCACCCTCGGAGAGGCGCGGCTGGGCGTGGTGGCCAGTGCGCGACGCGCCAAGCCGGAACTGCTGTCGGCAGCGATTCCCGCCGGGGTGAGCACCGTGCGATGGACCGAACGCGGCCTGCGCGCAGCCGTGATGGCCGATCAGCTCGACTTCGCCAACTTCCCCTCGCGCGGCTACCGGGGTCAGGCCGAGCTGTCGTGGGGCCGGCGCGATCTGGACGGTGGCACCACCACCGACTTCACCCGCCTGGACAGCAGCTTCACCGCCGTGAAGACCTGGGGTGTGCACACCTTCAACCTGGGTGGCCGCATGGCCTACACCAACCAGATCCCGCTGGCTGCCATCGACGAATACTCGCTCGGCGGTTTCCAGAACCTCTCGGGCTACCGCACGGCACAGGTGGCGGGCAACTACCTGCTGTTCGGCCGGCTCACCTACTACCAGCGCCTGGCTTCTTCGGTGGGTGTGGCGCGCGCCTTGTTTGTGGGCGGCTCGCTGGAAGCGGGCAACGCCTGGACCGAGCGCAGCGACATCACACTGCGGCAGTTGCGCGGCGCGGGCAGCCTGTTTGTGGGTGCAGACACCGGCATTGGCCCGCTGTACCTGAGCATCGTGAGTGCGCCCAAGGGTTACACCGGGCTCTACCTGTTCCTCGGCCGCCCCTGA
- a CDS encoding enoyl-CoA hydratase, protein MSDILVHTEAGVCTLTFNRPDKKNSITAAMYGAMADALQAAQDDAQVRCVVFQGNEAIFSAGNDIADFLNNPPATTESPVFRFLRGIAQFPKPLIAAVCGPAVGVGTTMLFHCDLVYAGDNAAFSMPFVNLGLCPEAASSLLVPQMLGYHRAAEALLLGEPFMAEAALEVGLVNRVLPPLEVAGYAQTVARKMAAKPITSLIETKRLMKQGQLKQVMAVMAEEGVSFGRMLGEPAAKEAFGAFMERRKPDFSKV, encoded by the coding sequence ATGAGCGACATCCTCGTCCACACCGAAGCCGGCGTCTGCACCCTCACGTTCAACCGCCCCGACAAGAAGAACTCCATCACCGCCGCCATGTACGGCGCCATGGCCGACGCACTGCAGGCCGCGCAGGACGATGCGCAGGTGCGCTGCGTCGTGTTCCAGGGCAACGAGGCCATCTTCAGTGCGGGCAACGACATCGCCGACTTCCTCAACAACCCGCCCGCCACCACCGAATCGCCGGTGTTCCGTTTCCTGCGCGGCATCGCGCAGTTTCCCAAGCCGCTGATCGCAGCCGTGTGCGGCCCGGCCGTGGGCGTGGGCACCACCATGCTGTTTCATTGCGACCTGGTGTACGCCGGCGACAACGCCGCCTTCTCCATGCCCTTCGTCAACCTCGGCCTGTGCCCCGAAGCCGCCAGCAGCCTGCTGGTGCCGCAGATGCTGGGCTACCACCGTGCCGCCGAAGCCTTGCTGCTGGGTGAGCCGTTCATGGCCGAAGCCGCACTCGAAGTCGGCCTGGTCAACCGCGTGTTGCCGCCGCTGGAAGTGGCCGGCTATGCCCAGACCGTGGCCCGCAAGATGGCCGCCAAGCCCATCACCTCGCTGATCGAGACCAAGCGCCTGATGAAGCAGGGTCAGCTCAAGCAGGTGATGGCCGTGATGGCCGAAGAAGGCGTGAGCTTCGGGCGTATGTTGGGCGAACCGGCGGCCAAGGAAGCGTTTGGCGCGTTCATGGAACGCCGCAAGCCGGATTTCTCGAAGGTGTGA
- a CDS encoding tetratricopeptide repeat protein, with the protein MTDPTEQAKSHFFEGNALFETGRLEDAAARYQAALALVPGRPSVLANLGVTQCRLGRWLDAVDTLAQATQADPTHRDAWVALGLSHEALSHWNEAAHALHQGIRLGANTGQLWLSLAMCRMRLQQPDEALHALDQAVATEPTLAEAWSQRGSLMRDTGRLAEAARSYEQALANGGDETLNRFYLSSVQGGAAPAHPPSLYVEALFDEYADEFQSHLVEQLNYQAHSTLLAPLRASGQRFERVLDLGCGTGLCGRLIQAQAGAVDGVDLSSAMVAQARASGAYRHVVHGDLLAFLRESSEPVDLVMAADVFIYVGALDAVFEAVRERLQPGACFAFSVELASDGSELKLLPSLRYAHSPAYIDRLATLNGFRVRQSWQAPLREDQKKPVMGLYVLLEPVASA; encoded by the coding sequence ATGACCGACCCCACCGAACAAGCCAAGTCCCACTTCTTTGAAGGCAACGCGCTCTTTGAAACGGGCCGTCTCGAAGACGCCGCCGCCCGATATCAGGCCGCGCTGGCCCTGGTGCCCGGGCGCCCCTCCGTGCTGGCCAACCTGGGTGTGACGCAGTGCCGCCTGGGCCGGTGGCTGGACGCTGTGGACACCCTCGCGCAGGCCACCCAGGCCGACCCCACACACCGCGACGCCTGGGTGGCGCTCGGGCTGTCACACGAAGCGCTGTCCCACTGGAACGAGGCGGCGCACGCCCTGCACCAAGGCATTCGCCTGGGCGCGAACACCGGGCAGCTCTGGTTGTCGCTGGCCATGTGCCGCATGCGCCTGCAGCAGCCCGACGAGGCCTTGCACGCACTCGACCAGGCCGTTGCCACCGAACCCACCCTCGCCGAAGCCTGGAGCCAGCGCGGCAGCCTGATGCGCGACACCGGGCGCCTTGCGGAAGCGGCACGCTCTTACGAACAAGCACTCGCGAACGGCGGCGATGAAACGCTCAACCGCTTCTACTTGTCGTCGGTGCAGGGTGGGGCCGCGCCGGCCCATCCGCCGTCTCTGTATGTGGAGGCGCTGTTCGACGAGTACGCCGACGAGTTCCAGTCGCATCTGGTCGAACAGTTGAACTACCAGGCGCACAGCACCCTGCTGGCGCCGCTGCGTGCCAGCGGCCAGCGCTTCGAGCGGGTGCTCGATCTGGGTTGCGGCACCGGCCTGTGTGGCCGCCTCATCCAGGCGCAGGCGGGCGCGGTGGATGGTGTGGATCTCTCGTCCGCCATGGTCGCGCAGGCTCGGGCCAGCGGCGCTTACCGCCATGTGGTCCACGGCGATCTGTTGGCGTTCTTGCGTGAGAGCTCCGAGCCCGTGGATCTGGTGATGGCGGCCGATGTCTTCATCTATGTGGGCGCGCTCGACGCGGTGTTCGAAGCGGTGCGCGAGCGGCTGCAGCCCGGCGCATGTTTTGCCTTTTCGGTCGAACTCGCCAGCGACGGCAGCGAACTCAAACTGCTGCCGAGCCTGCGCTACGCCCACTCACCGGCCTACATCGACCGGCTCGCCACGCTCAATGGCTTTCGCGTGCGTCAGAGCTGGCAAGCCCCGCTGCGCGAAGACCAGAAAAAGCCGGTGATGGGTTTGTATGTGCTGCTGGAGCCGGTGGCCAGCGCCTGA